From the Mangifera indica cultivar Alphonso chromosome 10, CATAS_Mindica_2.1, whole genome shotgun sequence genome, one window contains:
- the LOC123226872 gene encoding phospholipase A1-IIgamma-like, producing the protein MANWKKLSGEKNWEGLLKPLNSNLGNHIKLYGERVQVIYDSVNSEDKTRPAYAMEDLFSEAAIETGTFGKLYTVTDYIFANSDVASWIDWMVKDQSAWFGYVAVATDEGKKVLGRRDILICWRGTRSPAEWFKNAQFDQVSASEIFGNSHDPQVHKGFLSIYTSPSTEPSSSNLSARDQVMNAVKNLVNKPEYREEEISITVAGHSLGAALATLNATDIVTNQYNKRTGSKEACVVTAFVFASPKVGNEGFRKVFNALSNLHLLRIENRLDIVTDLPPSSISYKKVGMKLRIKSHKSALLNFTDGFQLHDIIPQSHSLKEYLQGVTARQSQLGKLQSKL; encoded by the exons ATGGCGAACTGGAAGAAGCTTAGTGGCGAGAAGAATTGGGAGGGTCTGTTGAAACCTCTGAACAGCAATCTGGGAAACCATATAAAACTCTATGGTGAAAGAGTTCAAGTTATTTATGATTCGGTTAACTCAGAAGATAAAACACGTCCAGCTTATGCAATGGAAGACTTATTTTCTGAAGCTGCCATTGAAACAGGTACATTTGGGAAATTATACACTGTGACTGACTATATTTTTGCAAACTCAGACGTTGCTTCCTGGATCGACTGGATGGTGAAGGACCAGTCTGCGTGGTTTGGGTATGTTGCTGTGGCCACAGATGAAGGAAAGAAAGTGCTGGGAAGAAGAGACATTTTGATTTGCTGGAGAGGAACTCGTTCTCCGGCTGAGTGGTTCAAGAATGCTCAATTCGATCAAGTGTCAGCTTCTGAGATTTTTGGGAATAGCCATGATCCACAAGTGCACAAAGGGTTTCTCTCAATCTACACATCGCCTAGTACTGAACCCTCCTCCAGTAATTTGAGTGCTAGAGACCAG GTGATGAATGCTGTTAAGAATCTGGTGAACAAGCCCGAGTACAGGGAAGAGGAAATCAGTATAACAGTAGCAGGTCACAGTCTCGGTGCAGCTCTTGCAACATTGAACGCAACTGATATAGTTACCAATCAATACAATAAGCGCACAGGTTCGAAGGAAGCATGCGTGGTCACGGCCTTTGTCTTCGCCAGCCCCAAGGTTGGAAACGAAGGATTCAGGAAAGTGTTCAATGCACTCAGTAATCTTCATCTCCTGCGCATTGAAAACAGATTGGACATCGTTACTGATCTTCCTCCTTCCTCTATTTCCTACAAAAAAGTGGGCATGAAGTTAAGAATCAAGAGTCACAAGTCGGCATTATTGAATTTTACAGACGGGTTTCAGCTTCATGACATAATACCTCAGTCGCACAGTTTGAAGGAGTATCTCCAAGGAGTCACAGCCAGGCAATCACAGTTGGGAAAGCTTCAGagtaaactttaa
- the LOC123227425 gene encoding phospholipase A1-II 1-like yields MVEDQSAWFGYVAVATDEGKEVMGRRDFLICWRGTVSPAEWFKNAQFDQVSASEIFGKSHDPQVHKGFLSIYTSPNTEPSSSKLSARDQVMNAVKNLVNKPEYREEEISITVAGHSLGAALATLNATDIVTNQYNKRTGSKEACLVTAFVFASPKVGNEGFRKVFNALSNLHLLRIENRFDIVTDLPPSSISYKKAGMKLRIKSHKSALLNFTDGLQLHDIIPKSHSLKEYLQGVTARQSQ; encoded by the exons ATGGTGGAGGACCAGTCTGCGTGGTTTGGGTATGTTGCTGTGGCCACAGATGAAGGAAAGGAAGTGATGGGAAGAAGAGACTTTTTGATTTGCTGGAGAGGAACTGTTTCTCCGGCTGAGTGGTTCAAGAATGCTCAATTCGATCAAGTGTCAGCTTCTGAGATTTTTGGGAAGAGCCATGATCCACAGGTGCACAAAGGGTTTCTCTCAATCTACACATCGCCTAATACTGAACCCTCCTCCAGTAAATTGAGTGCTAGAGACCAG GTGATGAATGCTGTTAAGAATCTGGTGAACAAGCCCGAGTACAGGGAAGAGGAAATCAGTATAACAGTAGCAGGTCACAGTCTCGGTGCAGCTCTTGCAACATTGAACGCAACTGATATAGTTACCAATCAATACAATAAGCGCACAGGTTCGAAGGAAGCATGCCTGGTCACGGCCTTTGTCTTCGCCAGCCCCAAGGTTGGAAACGAAGGATTCAGGAAAGTGTTCAATGCACTCAGTAATCTTCATCTCCTGCGCATTGAAAACAGATTTGACATCGTTACTGATCTTCCTCCTTCCTCTATTTCCTACAAAAAAGCTGGCATGAAGTTAAGAATCAAGAGTCACAAGTCGGCATTATTGAATTTTACAGACGGGCTTCAGCTTCATGACATAATACCTAAGTCACACAGTTTGAAGGAGTATCTCCAAGGAGTCACAGCCAGGCAATCACAGTAG